A DNA window from Candidatus Sulfidibacterium hydrothermale contains the following coding sequences:
- the rplL gene encoding 50S ribosomal protein L7/L12, whose protein sequence is MADLKAFAEQLVNLTVKEVNELAEILKEEYGIEPAAAAVVAGPAAGGAEAAAEEQTAFDVILKAPGQSKLAVVKLVKELTSLGLKESKELVDSAPKAIKEGVTKDEAEALKKQLEEAGAEVEIK, encoded by the coding sequence ATGGCAGATTTAAAAGCATTTGCAGAACAATTAGTTAACCTCACTGTAAAAGAAGTAAACGAACTGGCTGAAATTTTGAAAGAAGAGTATGGTATTGAACCCGCTGCTGCTGCAGTTGTTGCTGGCCCCGCTGCCGGTGGTGCTGAAGCTGCTGCTGAAGAACAAACCGCTTTTGATGTTATTCTGAAAGCTCCCGGTCAGTCCAAACTTGCCGTAGTAAAACTGGTTAAAGAACTCACCAGTCTCGGATTGAAAGAATCGAAAGAACTTGTTGATTCTGCTCCTAAAGCAATCAAAGAAGGCGTGACCAAAGACGAAGCTGAAGCACTGAAAAAACAGCTTGAAGAAGCTGGTGCTGAAGTCGAAATCAAGTAA